Proteins encoded within one genomic window of Sphingosinicella ginsenosidimutans:
- a CDS encoding ABC transporter permease yields MWRNYVTVGVRALVKNKTYAFINVFGLAIGLAACLMLLIYVRYETSYDQWVPNAENSYQLQLDNTNPQTGEVTQLQMTSYTSGQHFRASFPQVGNSVYVWSNGATVIRNGEALSVDDALLVDNRFFDVLQFPLVEGDPNQALAQAGSVVLTQREAQRLFGSARAMGQTLTVMWDGRPVDYRVTGIARDLPHNSHVEFSMLLRVDPATAFTTTPQMLTSWGWQSGWFYFNVRPGTDIAAMQAQIPAWKRRNIPDDQFGNRTVNQGDTQDYRIVNIRDVHLGGAKVGAMTPVNDHRTIATFTIIAFLILGMACVNFTNLATARAGQRAREVALRKVLGATRRQLVTQFLAESILIAAIAMLLALALVELLLPALAHFLDADLAMRYFGADGMLLPILLLVILVGAAGGVYPAFYLSRFQPARVLKANKSSADATGSGALRNILVVAQFAVSIGLIICTTVVYAQTVYARSVDPGYHRDGIIQITGIGRRQFVDRADSVIDAIRRVPGVVSVARSTIGVSTGSTSQSGVEVAGHPDPVLIGTYQVDPAFFRTMGIDLVAGRLFDPNREADNLDQPYVATPEAQRALVARGQNIVVNELAARRLGFNNPADAVGHVVRASTVEDQYGLVPSRIIGVVKDSRFRTIRLPVEPIMFAWDERSTTTLLVRHDGSDPRGTRERIERVWKQMLSDMTFQAEFSEERNAALYAADEARAKVFAGFAVLAVVVAALGLFGLAAFTAERRTKEIGIRKVLGARTPNIVRLLAWQFSKPVVIANLIAWPIAWWLMRGWLNTFDTRIDLGPLPFLFAGLLALAIAMGTIAGHAFKVARANPIHALRYE; encoded by the coding sequence ATGTGGCGTAACTATGTGACCGTTGGGGTCAGGGCGCTGGTCAAGAACAAGACCTATGCCTTCATCAACGTCTTCGGCCTCGCCATCGGCCTCGCCGCGTGCCTGATGCTGCTCATCTACGTGCGTTACGAGACGAGCTACGACCAATGGGTGCCCAATGCCGAGAACAGCTATCAGCTGCAGCTCGACAATACGAACCCGCAGACCGGCGAAGTCACCCAGCTGCAGATGACGTCCTACACGTCGGGCCAGCATTTCCGCGCGTCCTTCCCGCAGGTCGGGAATTCCGTCTACGTCTGGTCGAACGGGGCCACGGTGATCCGCAATGGCGAGGCGCTGTCGGTCGACGACGCGCTGCTCGTCGACAATCGCTTCTTCGATGTCCTGCAATTCCCGCTTGTCGAAGGCGATCCGAATCAGGCGCTCGCGCAGGCGGGATCGGTGGTGCTCACCCAGCGCGAGGCGCAGCGCCTGTTCGGCAGCGCGCGGGCGATGGGCCAGACGCTGACCGTGATGTGGGACGGGCGACCGGTCGACTATCGCGTCACCGGCATCGCCCGCGATCTGCCCCACAACAGCCATGTCGAATTCTCGATGCTGTTGCGTGTCGATCCGGCGACCGCCTTCACGACGACGCCGCAGATGCTGACGTCGTGGGGCTGGCAGTCGGGCTGGTTCTATTTCAATGTGCGCCCCGGCACCGACATCGCCGCGATGCAGGCGCAGATTCCGGCATGGAAGCGGCGCAACATTCCGGACGACCAGTTCGGCAACCGCACCGTCAACCAGGGCGACACCCAGGATTACCGCATCGTCAACATCCGCGACGTCCATCTGGGCGGCGCCAAGGTCGGCGCGATGACTCCGGTCAACGATCACCGCACGATCGCAACCTTCACGATCATCGCCTTCCTCATTCTCGGCATGGCCTGCGTCAATTTCACCAACCTTGCCACCGCGCGCGCCGGGCAGCGGGCCCGCGAGGTGGCGCTGCGCAAGGTGCTCGGCGCGACACGGCGGCAGCTCGTGACCCAGTTCCTCGCCGAATCCATCCTGATCGCCGCGATCGCGATGCTGCTCGCGCTCGCGCTGGTCGAGCTGCTCCTTCCGGCGCTCGCGCATTTCCTCGATGCCGATCTGGCGATGCGCTATTTCGGCGCGGACGGGATGCTGCTCCCCATACTGCTCCTCGTCATCCTGGTCGGCGCCGCGGGCGGCGTCTATCCCGCCTTCTACCTCAGCCGCTTCCAGCCCGCCCGGGTGCTGAAGGCGAACAAATCCTCGGCCGACGCGACCGGGTCAGGCGCCCTGCGCAACATCCTGGTCGTCGCCCAGTTCGCGGTTTCGATCGGCCTCATCATCTGCACCACCGTGGTCTATGCGCAGACCGTCTACGCGCGCTCGGTCGATCCCGGCTATCATCGCGACGGGATCATCCAGATCACCGGGATCGGGCGCCGCCAGTTCGTCGACCGCGCCGATTCGGTGATCGATGCGATCCGCCGGGTACCCGGCGTCGTCTCGGTCGCGCGCTCGACGATCGGCGTTTCCACCGGCAGCACCTCGCAGAGCGGGGTTGAGGTGGCGGGGCATCCGGATCCGGTTCTGATCGGCACCTATCAGGTCGATCCCGCCTTCTTCCGCACGATGGGGATCGATCTTGTCGCCGGGCGCCTTTTCGATCCCAATCGCGAGGCGGACAATCTCGACCAGCCCTATGTCGCGACGCCCGAAGCGCAGCGGGCGCTGGTCGCGCGCGGGCAGAATATCGTCGTGAACGAGCTCGCCGCGCGGCGGCTCGGCTTCAACAATCCCGCCGACGCCGTCGGTCACGTCGTGCGCGCATCCACCGTCGAGGACCAATATGGCCTGGTGCCGTCCCGAATCATCGGCGTGGTCAAGGATTCGCGCTTTCGCACGATCCGCCTGCCCGTCGAGCCGATCATGTTCGCGTGGGACGAGCGATCGACGACGACCCTGCTGGTCCGTCACGATGGCTCCGATCCTCGCGGCACACGCGAGCGGATCGAGCGGGTCTGGAAGCAGATGCTGTCCGACATGACGTTCCAGGCCGAATTCAGCGAGGAACGCAACGCCGCTCTCTATGCCGCCGACGAAGCGCGCGCCAAAGTGTTCGCGGGCTTCGCGGTCCTCGCCGTGGTCGTCGCCGCGCTCGGGCTGTTCGGTCTCGCCGCGTTCACCGCGGAACGGCGGACGAAGGAGATCGGAATCCGCAAGGTGCTCGGCGCCCGCACGCCCAACATCGTGCGCCTGCTTGCCTGGCAATTCTCCAAGCCGGTGGTGATCGCGAACCTCATCGCCTGGCCGATCGCCTGGTGGCTGATGCGCGGTTGGCTGAACACGTTCGACACGCGCATCGACCTTGGTCCGCTGCCGTTCCTGTTCGCCGGCCTGCTCGCCCTCGCCATCGCGATGGGAACGATTGCGGGACACGCCTTCAAGGTCGCGCGAGCCAATCCGATCCACGCGCTGAGATACGAATAG
- a CDS encoding ABC transporter ATP-binding protein — MLSMRELSKVYRTDMVETTALDGIMLDVADGEFVAIMGPSGCGKSTLLNVIGMLDSPSSGSYVFNGTEVAGLSESKLADFRKRNIGFIFQSFNLVDELSVRENIELALLYHNVPLGERRTRVDEVMDKVGIAHRAKHRPSQLSGGQQQRVAVARALVAAPKLILADEPTGNLDTAHGEEVMKMLQALNGEGATIVMVTHSPAHADYAGRVVNMLDGRILQEHRRAA, encoded by the coding sequence ATGCTGAGCATGCGGGAATTGTCGAAAGTCTATCGCACCGACATGGTCGAAACGACCGCGCTTGACGGCATCATGCTCGATGTCGCCGACGGCGAGTTCGTCGCCATCATGGGCCCGTCGGGCTGCGGCAAATCGACCCTGCTGAACGTCATCGGGATGCTCGATTCGCCGTCGAGCGGGTCCTATGTCTTCAACGGGACCGAGGTGGCGGGCCTGTCCGAATCGAAGCTCGCCGATTTCCGCAAGCGGAACATCGGCTTCATCTTCCAGTCGTTCAATCTCGTCGACGAGCTCTCCGTCCGCGAGAATATCGAGCTTGCGCTGCTCTACCACAACGTCCCCTTGGGCGAGCGGCGCACCCGGGTCGACGAGGTGATGGACAAGGTGGGTATCGCCCACCGCGCCAAGCACCGCCCGTCGCAATTGTCGGGCGGCCAGCAGCAGCGTGTCGCCGTGGCCCGGGCCCTTGTCGCAGCACCGAAGCTGATCCTCGCCGACGAACCGACGGGCAACCTCGACACCGCCCATGGCGAGGAGGTGATGAAGATGCTCCAGGCGCTGAACGGCGAAGGGGCGACCATCGTCATGGTGACCCATTCGCCCGCCCACGCCGATTATGCGGGGCGCGTCGTCAACATGCTCGACGGCCGCATCCTGCAGGAACACCGGCGCGCGGCCTGA
- a CDS encoding ABC transporter permease, with protein sequence MWRNYLTVGLRSLIKNKTYAFINIFGLAIGLAACLMILLYVRYETSYDRWIPDGDRIFQVQSWYRSSETGREDQFQMTPYAAGKSLKDSFPQIEQEVYVNNNTPVFYRDGQATATENYLWVDGNFLDVVPLPLLRGDARTALSQVNSAVMTQSEARRRFGTDNVVGQTMTLITRGQRRDFRITGILRDLPRNSHFRIDALARIDFVAYNSDQPNVLTCWGCQNGWVYVKLRPGADVGAITAGLQAWEHRVIPDENAGEARFNAGDDQDWHFVNLQDIHLGRAQAAAMAPGNDRSTIVTFAIVALLILGMAVVNFTNLATARASQRAREVALRKTLGASRRQLIVQFVGESVVMVGVAMLIALALVELTMPLFADFLGADIRVHYLGSDGIALPALILVVIVGVMGGLYPAFFLSRFEPAAVLKANKSSSETAGTGRLRSILVVAQFAVSIGLIICTAVIYGQTVYARTLDPGFNRSHIMQIGELSRYQLLDKGQALEERMRRIPGVEAVGRTTIGVATDNNNNTGIMVPGRTEPVTIGTYQVDEGFFAAMGLRLVAGRWFDEGRPLDDMTLPYPSNPAAERALAARGANIVINELAARRLGFRNPADAVGHTYRAALVDNEIGLVPVTVIGVVADARFRSVKLPVDPIMFGNVNSGHSHLIVRFHGNPAQVRAAAAQVWRGITTEVPFDAAFSDDIMLKLYKAEDARARAFAGFALLAIVVACLGLFGLAAFTAERRTKEIGIRKVLGARTRDIVRLLAWQFSKPIIIANLIAWPVAWWMMRSWLNGFDARIDLGPAPFVLAGLVALAIAMGTIAGHALKVARANPILALRYE encoded by the coding sequence ATGTGGCGCAACTATCTGACGGTCGGCCTGCGCTCGCTGATCAAGAACAAGACCTATGCGTTCATCAACATCTTCGGGCTCGCCATCGGTCTCGCGGCCTGCCTGATGATCCTGCTCTATGTCCGCTACGAGACCAGCTATGACCGCTGGATCCCGGACGGCGATCGAATCTTCCAGGTCCAGAGCTGGTACCGATCGTCCGAGACGGGCCGCGAGGACCAGTTCCAGATGACGCCCTATGCGGCCGGCAAGTCGCTGAAGGACAGTTTCCCGCAGATCGAGCAGGAGGTCTACGTCAACAACAACACGCCGGTCTTCTATCGTGACGGCCAGGCGACGGCGACCGAGAACTATCTGTGGGTGGACGGCAATTTCCTCGACGTCGTGCCCCTTCCCCTGCTTCGCGGCGACGCGCGCACCGCCCTGTCGCAGGTCAACAGCGCGGTGATGACCCAATCCGAAGCGCGGCGCCGCTTCGGCACCGACAATGTCGTCGGCCAGACGATGACGCTCATCACCCGCGGCCAGCGGCGCGACTTCCGGATCACAGGCATCCTGCGCGATCTTCCGCGCAACTCGCACTTCCGGATCGATGCGCTCGCGCGGATCGATTTCGTCGCCTACAATTCCGATCAGCCCAACGTACTGACCTGCTGGGGCTGCCAGAACGGCTGGGTCTATGTGAAGCTGCGTCCCGGTGCCGATGTCGGCGCGATCACCGCCGGCCTCCAGGCCTGGGAGCATCGCGTGATTCCCGACGAAAATGCGGGCGAGGCGCGTTTCAACGCCGGCGACGACCAGGACTGGCACTTCGTCAACCTGCAGGACATTCATCTCGGCCGCGCCCAGGCGGCAGCGATGGCGCCGGGCAACGATCGTTCGACCATCGTCACCTTCGCGATCGTCGCGCTGCTGATCCTCGGCATGGCGGTTGTCAACTTCACCAATCTCGCCACCGCCCGCGCCAGCCAGCGCGCCCGCGAGGTGGCGCTCCGGAAGACGTTGGGGGCGAGCCGGCGCCAGCTGATTGTCCAGTTCGTGGGCGAATCGGTGGTCATGGTCGGCGTCGCGATGCTGATCGCGCTCGCGCTCGTGGAGCTTACCATGCCCCTCTTCGCCGATTTCCTCGGCGCGGACATCCGCGTCCATTATCTGGGCAGCGATGGCATCGCACTGCCGGCCCTCATCCTGGTGGTCATCGTCGGGGTGATGGGCGGCCTCTACCCCGCTTTCTTCCTGTCGCGTTTCGAGCCTGCGGCGGTGCTGAAGGCGAACAAATCCTCGTCCGAGACGGCGGGGACCGGACGGCTGCGCAGCATCCTTGTCGTCGCCCAGTTCGCGGTTTCGATCGGCCTCATCATCTGCACCGCGGTCATCTACGGCCAGACCGTATACGCGCGCACGCTCGATCCCGGCTTCAATCGCAGCCACATCATGCAGATCGGCGAGCTTTCGCGCTATCAGCTGCTCGACAAGGGCCAGGCGCTGGAGGAACGGATGCGCCGCATTCCCGGCGTCGAGGCCGTGGGGCGGACGACGATCGGCGTCGCCACCGACAATAACAACAATACCGGCATCATGGTCCCCGGCCGGACCGAGCCGGTGACGATCGGCACCTACCAGGTCGACGAAGGCTTTTTCGCCGCGATGGGCCTCCGGCTGGTCGCCGGCCGATGGTTCGACGAGGGCCGTCCGCTCGACGACATGACCCTGCCTTACCCGTCCAACCCCGCGGCGGAGCGGGCGCTGGCGGCGCGCGGCGCCAATATCGTGATCAACGAGCTTGCGGCCCGGCGGCTCGGCTTCCGCAACCCGGCGGATGCCGTCGGCCATACCTACCGTGCCGCCCTGGTGGACAACGAAATCGGGCTGGTGCCGGTGACCGTGATCGGAGTCGTCGCCGACGCTCGCTTCCGTTCGGTGAAGCTTCCCGTCGATCCGATCATGTTCGGCAACGTGAACAGCGGCCATTCCCATCTGATCGTCCGCTTCCACGGCAATCCGGCCCAGGTGCGCGCAGCCGCCGCGCAGGTGTGGCGCGGCATCACCACGGAGGTTCCGTTCGACGCCGCCTTCAGCGACGATATCATGCTCAAGCTCTACAAGGCCGAGGACGCGCGTGCGCGGGCCTTTGCCGGCTTCGCCTTGCTCGCGATCGTCGTCGCCTGCCTCGGCCTCTTCGGCCTCGCGGCGTTCACCGCCGAGCGGCGAACCAAGGAAATCGGCATCAGGAAGGTGCTCGGTGCGCGCACCCGCGACATCGTCCGGCTTCTCGCCTGGCAGTTTTCCAAGCCGATCATCATCGCCAACCTGATCGCCTGGCCGGTCGCCTGGTGGATGATGCGAAGCTGGCTCAACGGCTTCGATGCGCGCATCGATCTCGGGCCGGCGCCATTCGTCCTTGCCGGACTTGTCGCGCTTGCCATCGCGATGGGAACGATCGCGGGCCACGCGCTGAAGGTCGCGCGCGCCAACCCCATCCTTGCGCTTCGTTACGAATAG
- a CDS encoding efflux RND transporter periplasmic adaptor subunit: protein MSVLNLRERTARPQSGGGMDRVVERKGLGLRLKIAIGVAAVILLAILFYLFAPSANSQTIEASRVTVSAAQRGRFDDFLPLRARVVPSLTVYLDAVEGGRVERVLVEDGAVVQQGQLLAVLSNPELQLNVLARQTEVAEQINNMRSQELSLNQTRLANERAVIEADLATQTARRQYQMQQPLAERGFVSRRAIDDSRDAYESNRRRSDVLRRQQAIDERLQSSQLAQLRESATSLNQSLDIARSSLDSLNLRAPVGGQLTAFEIQIGQSLQRGERLGQIDSAGRNKLQADVDEFYLGRVSVGQIATADVAGHPYRLRISKIYPQVRNGVFQVDLQFLGQEPADLQRGQTVQIRLTLGDPTPALMIPNGAFYDETGGNWIFVVAPDGRSAVRRNVRLGRRNADFIEVLSGLDPGERVITSPYTGFAERDRLSLSGQ, encoded by the coding sequence ATGAGCGTTCTCAACCTTCGCGAACGAACCGCACGGCCGCAAAGTGGCGGCGGGATGGACCGCGTGGTCGAGCGCAAGGGTCTGGGCCTCCGGCTCAAGATCGCGATCGGCGTCGCCGCCGTCATCCTGCTTGCGATTCTGTTCTACCTGTTCGCGCCATCGGCCAACAGCCAGACGATCGAGGCCTCGCGGGTGACCGTTTCGGCCGCGCAGCGCGGTCGCTTCGACGATTTCCTCCCGCTGCGCGCCCGGGTCGTGCCGTCGCTTACCGTCTATCTCGATGCCGTCGAGGGCGGCCGCGTTGAGCGCGTGCTGGTCGAGGACGGCGCCGTGGTGCAGCAGGGACAGCTCCTCGCCGTCCTGTCCAACCCCGAGCTGCAGCTGAACGTCCTCGCCCGCCAGACCGAGGTGGCCGAGCAGATCAACAACATGCGCAGCCAGGAGCTGTCGCTCAACCAGACGCGGCTCGCGAACGAGCGCGCGGTGATCGAGGCCGATCTCGCGACCCAGACCGCGCGTCGCCAGTACCAGATGCAGCAGCCGCTCGCCGAGCGCGGCTTCGTGTCGCGGCGCGCGATCGACGACAGCCGCGATGCCTATGAATCCAACCGCCGGCGCAGCGATGTCCTGAGGCGCCAGCAGGCGATCGACGAGCGGCTCCAGTCCAGCCAGCTCGCGCAGCTGCGGGAATCGGCGACCTCGTTGAACCAGAGCCTCGACATCGCCCGCTCGAGCCTCGATTCGCTCAATCTGCGCGCGCCGGTCGGCGGCCAGCTCACGGCCTTCGAAATCCAGATCGGGCAGTCGCTGCAGCGCGGCGAACGGCTCGGCCAGATCGACAGCGCCGGGCGCAACAAGCTCCAGGCCGATGTCGACGAATTCTATCTCGGCCGCGTCTCGGTCGGCCAGATCGCGACCGCGGACGTCGCCGGCCACCCCTACCGGCTGCGAATCTCGAAAATCTATCCGCAGGTCCGCAACGGCGTGTTCCAGGTCGACCTCCAGTTCCTGGGTCAGGAGCCCGCCGACCTCCAGCGCGGCCAGACGGTGCAGATCCGCCTCACCCTCGGCGATCCGACGCCGGCATTGATGATCCCGAATGGGGCTTTCTATGACGAAACCGGCGGCAACTGGATTTTCGTCGTCGCCCCGGACGGGCGCAGCGCCGTCCGTCGCAACGTCCGGCTCGGCCGCCGCAACGCCGATTTCATCGAGGTGCTCAGCGGGCTCGATCCCGGCGAGCGCGTCATCACCTCCCCCTACACCGGCTTCGCCGAACGCGATCGGCTCAGCCTCAGCGGACAATGA